The Vicia villosa cultivar HV-30 ecotype Madison, WI linkage group LG1, Vvil1.0, whole genome shotgun sequence genome includes a region encoding these proteins:
- the LOC131617329 gene encoding uncharacterized protein LOC131617329: MEWRKYYLDMLLVPLGFMIIIGYHVWLWHKARTQPASTIIGINTHGRRSWVPSMLKDIEKKNILAVQTLRNLIMGSTLMATTSILLSAGLAAVISSTYSVKKPLNDAIYGAHSEFMVALKYVTLLTIFLFSFFCHTLSIRFFNQVSILICTPQNVMSYVVVTPEYLTELLDKGIVLSTVGNRLFYSAFPLLLWIFGPVLVFLCSVAMIPVLYNLDFVCGNGKGSVVKINEKGGEGYV; the protein is encoded by the exons ATGGAATGGAGAAAATATTATTTGGATATGTTGCTTGTGCCATTAGGGTTTATGATAATAATTGGTTATCATGTTTGGTTATGGCACAAGGCTCGAACTCAACCTGCTTCCACCATCATTGGAATCAATACTCATGGAAGACGATCTTGGGTCCCTTCCATGCTCAAg GATATTGAAAAGAAGAACATCCTAGCTGTTCAAACCCTACGAAATCTAATAATGGGATCAACACTTATGGCAACAACCTCCATTCTTCTCTCGGCCGGTTTAGCAGCAGTAATAAGCAGCACATACAGCGTGAAGAAGCCTCTAAACGATGCGATTTATGGAGCTCATAGCGAATTTATGGTAGCACTTAAATACGTGACACttttaacaatatttttattCTCGTTTTTCTGTCACACTTTGTCCATTAGGTTTTTCAACCAGGTGAGCATCCTAATTTGCACACCACAAAATGTCATGTCGTATGTTGTGGTTACACCTGAATATTTGACTGAACTTTTGGACAAGGGAATTGTTTTGAGCACGGTTGGTAATAGGCTTTTCTACTCGGCTTTTCCTCTTTTGCTTTGGATCTTTGGACCTGTGTTGGTTTTCTTGTGTTCTGTTGCTATGATTCCTGTGCTTTATAACTTGGACTTTGTTTGTGGGAATGGAAAGGGAAGTGTTGTGAAGATTAATGAGAAAGGTGGTGAAGGTTATGTTTGA